One Mercurialis annua linkage group LG3, ddMerAnnu1.2, whole genome shotgun sequence DNA window includes the following coding sequences:
- the LOC126671609 gene encoding zinc finger protein JAGGED-like isoform X2 — protein MRPERNPLDLNNLPDDYSSRDHGKQVFDDSSSSGGGYRKKKSGAKDGKDECGKVYECRFCSLKFCKSQALGGHMNRHRQERETETLNRARQLVFNSENLVAQAPPPHLGCHIVDPYRSVYPPASRLFTGSSSTILPPPPPPQPPYLYTSPSRIPSQYPQQQPINDYYIGHVINSNTTSQAYPMNYNIGAANNSSHQESNFTCIGAPVGHGGFGASRGGRPERDGSLSNQEEELVNWGRSYTTAAAAAAAGGVQRLDGSSSINRFHQDGF, from the exons AT GAGACCTGAAAGGAACCCTTTAGACCTCAACAATTTGCCTGATGATTATAGCTCTAGAGACCATGGTAAACAAGTCTTTGATGATAGCTCTTCTTCGG GAGGAGGCTATAGGAAGAAGAAAAGCGGCGCTAAGGATGGGAAAGATGAGTGTGGTAAAGTCTACGAGTGTAGGTTTTGTTCCCTTAAGTTCTGCAAATCTCAAGCTCTTGGTGGCCACATGAACCGACATAGACAAG AAAGAGAGACAGAGACACTGAACCGTGCTCGCCAGTTGGTCTTCAATAGTGAAAACCTAGTTGCTCAAGCTCCTCCTCCTCATCTAGG TTGCCACATTGTAGATCCATATAGATCAGTATACCCACCGGCATCAAGACTATTCACCGGATCTTCATCAACAATCTtaccaccaccgccgccgccgcagCCGCCATATCTCTACACATCCCCATCTCGAATCCCATCACAATATCCTCAACAACAACCCATTAACGATTACTACATCGGCCATGTCATTAACAGTAACACCACATCACAAGCATACCCTATGAACTACAACATAGGAGCAGCTAATAATTCATCCCATCAAGAATCAAATTTCACCTGCATTGGTGCACCAGTAGGTCACGGCGGGTTCGGCGCAAGCCGGGGAGGTAGACCGGAGAGAGACGGGTCGTTGAGCAACCAAGAAGAAGAGTTAGTGAACTGGGGAAGAAGCTATacaacagcagcagcagcagcagcagcaggaGGAGTGCAGCGTTTGGATGGTAGTTCATCGATCAATCGGTTTCATCAAGATGGGTTTTGA
- the LOC126671609 gene encoding zinc finger protein JAGGED-like isoform X1: protein MRPERNPLDLNNLPDDYSSRDHGKQVFDDSSSSGGGYRKKKSGAKDGKDECGKVYECRFCSLKFCKSQALGGHMNRHRQERETETLNRARQLVFNSENLVAQAPPPHLGSCHIVDPYRSVYPPASRLFTGSSSTILPPPPPPQPPYLYTSPSRIPSQYPQQQPINDYYIGHVINSNTTSQAYPMNYNIGAANNSSHQESNFTCIGAPVGHGGFGASRGGRPERDGSLSNQEEELVNWGRSYTTAAAAAAAGGVQRLDGSSSINRFHQDGF from the exons AT GAGACCTGAAAGGAACCCTTTAGACCTCAACAATTTGCCTGATGATTATAGCTCTAGAGACCATGGTAAACAAGTCTTTGATGATAGCTCTTCTTCGG GAGGAGGCTATAGGAAGAAGAAAAGCGGCGCTAAGGATGGGAAAGATGAGTGTGGTAAAGTCTACGAGTGTAGGTTTTGTTCCCTTAAGTTCTGCAAATCTCAAGCTCTTGGTGGCCACATGAACCGACATAGACAAG AAAGAGAGACAGAGACACTGAACCGTGCTCGCCAGTTGGTCTTCAATAGTGAAAACCTAGTTGCTCAAGCTCCTCCTCCTCATCTAGG CAGTTGCCACATTGTAGATCCATATAGATCAGTATACCCACCGGCATCAAGACTATTCACCGGATCTTCATCAACAATCTtaccaccaccgccgccgccgcagCCGCCATATCTCTACACATCCCCATCTCGAATCCCATCACAATATCCTCAACAACAACCCATTAACGATTACTACATCGGCCATGTCATTAACAGTAACACCACATCACAAGCATACCCTATGAACTACAACATAGGAGCAGCTAATAATTCATCCCATCAAGAATCAAATTTCACCTGCATTGGTGCACCAGTAGGTCACGGCGGGTTCGGCGCAAGCCGGGGAGGTAGACCGGAGAGAGACGGGTCGTTGAGCAACCAAGAAGAAGAGTTAGTGAACTGGGGAAGAAGCTATacaacagcagcagcagcagcagcagcaggaGGAGTGCAGCGTTTGGATGGTAGTTCATCGATCAATCGGTTTCATCAAGATGGGTTTTGA